Sequence from the Pelodiscus sinensis isolate JC-2024 chromosome 30, ASM4963464v1, whole genome shotgun sequence genome:
AAGCCAGGCACTAGTCTTTCCCTGCCGTATGAATGTGATTCATTGAAGGAAGAAGGACtctcattggctgctgttggGTGTCTCTACtggtttggaaggggagagacgCGCCCTTGGAAGGTTAATAAGGAGGGAAGAATGTAATAGCATCTGAGTGACCAGACAGGGTCAGAACAAAGGCCCATcgggtacgtctggactacaggcttttgtcgacagaagttttgtcgacagatatggtgtgtctagactacatgcctccgttgatggaggaatgtagattagacagataggcaaagggaaatgaagctgcgatttaaataatcgcggcttcatttaaatttacatggctgccgtgctgagccgacaaacagctgatcagctgtttgtcagctcagcgcgctagtctggatgctccgcgctgacctgaaagccttttatcgacatcccccttatgccttgtaggatgaggtttaccggggaggtcgataaagggctttcatgtcagcaggggaaagtccagactagcacgctgagccgacaaacagctgatcatctgtttgtcggctcagtatggcagccatgtaaatttaaatgaaaccgcgattatttaaatcccggcttcatttccctttgccaaaaaaacaaatctacatggctccatcgacggagccatgtagtttagatgtccccatactgtcgacaaagcttctgtcgacaaagagcgtctagacacatccagttctgtccacaaagcaagccgcttgcgacatgacagtgtagacgcaaaggacagtgtagatgcaattacGCCTTcggtcgacagaactctgtcgacaaaaggtgttattcctcgtagaatgaggtttaccgctgtcgacaaaactgccgagttctgtcgatgttatgtcgacagaattcagcgaTAGTTTAGttgcaggtatagttttgccaacaaaagtccacttttgtcgacacaaccatttagtctagacacacccattcagcccagggtcctgtctgcgtCCAGGGAGCGGGttggctgacagtggccaatgccaggtgccccggaggatGTGAACaaaagggaatcatcatgtgatgtTGTCACCCATTCCCTACTTCTGagacacagaggccagggacacctggctcgtagccattgatggacccaaccgccatgaatttatctagttcttttttgaactacGCCTAAGTCCTAGActctgcaacatcctctggcaaggagttgcacaaGTTGTCTGcgctgtatgaagaaatacttccttgtgtttgtttgaaacctgctcctTACTAATTTCCTTTGAGAGAGACTGACtgatgttttaaacctgccacctattaatttcattcccACAAGGAAGAGACTGACTGATGAGCACCCTAAATGATTTCCTCTAGGGACTAAAACCCTGGCTGGCTGTTCAGAAAGGGAACAGCTTGGGTCGGCAGATGAATCAGGCAccttggctggctccctgccttgCTGGTCGGGCCAATTGATAGTGCTGATTAGAGCACAtgaatctagcagagaaagacagAACAAGAACAAAGAGCCAGAAAGTTAAACCGGACCCAGTCTGGTTAGCTTGTGACCATCGGGAGAAAGGAAAATGTGCACTTCCGTGCCGTAGGGTTACACTGGGATGTAGGAGTCCACAGGAGCAGTTGTGCAGGAAACTTTTCTGTCTCGATCCAGCCATCCCCAGGTATGCAGTGAAAGAAATTGCACGTGATGGGGAAGGataaatggtgtgtgtgtggcagagagTGGTATGAATTATTTCTTGTTGGGACAGAAGCCAGGTTTGAGTTTTCAAAGGGATCTGGTCAGGTTGGGTTGGAGTTTTGCTTTGGTGCCCTGAGGCAAGGGAAGGAATGTGGGGTGTGGAAGGAGACACTTCGAGAAACGCACCcagacgcgcacacacacacgagacACAAGCACAGGAGACACCACCCGTAACAGACAAGACTACGAGGATACGTCTAGACCACCActttctatcagaaagaggtacgAAAATGGCTCTCCGTAATGTGCGTACCTTATTCCAATCGCTTTGTCGGAAGAGGCTGTTCCGAAATTTGTCCCGtctgcactgggccaaattttggaaaaacctcctctttcagaacagcccTTCTTActgatggaatgaggaagacagagcttcccgcatctgctcttccgcaaaaaatgtcggaagagcagacgcgttccctggacacagcggagtttttccaggatcccagaaaaacgcggtagtctagacatcgCCTGAATGACCCAACCAGGAGGAGAAAGAACCAACACACAAgttacacacgcacacacgggaggaggaagagcagggcagggagacgGACCATTCCCTCAAATCACACACACATGGCAGGCGGAGGCAAGGAACACAAATGCAGGGAACACGCACACGTGAGCCTAGCACAGGACATGGGAGGATGTGACTCATGCCagcaggagtttggggaaggaCCATTGGAAGGTCTGGCTTGGTTCCATCAGTAGAAAGGGAGACTCTCCATCTCCATCTGCTGTGCTTCTGGCCTAGTTTCACACAGGAAGTCACCTTGGTCCCCAAAAGTCCTTTGTGTGCAGCAGCCGTACGTTGGCCAGCTCAGCTCTTGGCCTGATGGGGATCCAGGGCCTGgtggagcgtgtgtgtgtgtgtgtggggggggggggggtcaggactcctggctgtGGTGGGGGAACAACGTTTGGAGTGGAGGTGTTGAGCAGCACCCCCCTTGTAGCTCTCTGTGCCCCTTACCGCCTCTTGGAGCTGGCTCTGCttgggtcagggggctggactgatggctcctgatctctgccagccctaggactCTAGGATTCCATGACTGCCAGCTGGGACCATACGTGTGTGGGGGGCGTGGCCAGGATCCTGGGCCCGGTGGTTGGGCAGGGCCTGTGTGAGAAGCCTGGCGCCATGGCCAATGGCCAAGTGGGATCCAAGGCTGGTCGGCGAGACCTTCCTGTGGGGACACCAGCCAAGCAGGACCCAGAGATGGTCGCCAAGACCTTCCTACAGGGACAACGGCCGAGCGGGACCCAGAGATGGTCACCAAGACCTTCCTATGGGGACAACGGCCGAGCGGGACCCAGAGATGGTCACCAAGACCTTCCTATGGGGACAACGGCCGAGCGGGACCCAGAGATGGTCACCAAGACCTTCCTATGGGGACAACGGCCGAGCGGGACCCAGAGATGGTCACCAAGACCTTCCTACGGGGACAACAGCTGAGCGGGACCCAGAGATGGTCACCAAGACCTTCCTATGGGGACAACGGCCGAGCGGGACCCAGAGATGGTCGCCAAGACCTTCCTATGGGGACAGTGGGCGAGTGGGACCCAGAGATGGTCGCCAAGACCTTCCTATGGGGACAACGGCCGAGCGGGACCCAGAGATGGTCGCCAAGACCTTCCTATGGGGACAACGGCCGAGCGGGACCCAGAGATGGTCGCCAAGACCTTCCTATGGGGACAACGGCCGAGCGGGACCCAGAGATGGTCGCCAAGACCTTCCTATGGGGACAACGGCCGAGCGGGACCCAGAGATGGTCGCCAAGACCTTCCTATGGGGACAGCGGCCGAGCGGGACCCAGAGATGGTCACCAAGAACGGGAAGGGATCTCTCGAAGTCATCGAGTCCCATCtcctgcccttgtggcaggaccaagcaccgtctggatcatccctgtcaggtgtctgtccaacctgctcttcaatatctccagtgatggagattccacaacctccctgggcaattcattccagtgtttgaccaccctgacaggcaggatgtttttcctaatgtccaacctaaacctcccctgctgcagtttcagcccattgctgcttgtcctgtcctcagaagccgaggggaacaattttctccctcctccttgtgacacccttgtagatacttgaaaactgcttcatgtcccctctcaatcttctcctttccaaaccaaacaagcccagttcttccagtcttccctcctcgctcatgttctctagacctttcatcattcttgctgGGGCATGTGGATACCACAAACTTGGGGATGCTGCAGGACCCCCAGAACTCCAGATAATTGTGCCTCGGGCTCCTGGTTCCATTGTTGACTCTCCGCGGGGAAAGGGTGCAGTGGTTCTGAGTAAGGTGAGCTGGGAGAcagggctgtggggtgtggaGAAAATCATTTAAGGGGGCTGGGCCCTTAGgccaaaagggccatagagaagtccacCAGGAGTCTAGAGTGGCTGGGAGGAAGCCAGCCAATCAGAGGCCAGGAGGGACTAtatgtggaactcctcgccagaggctTCTGTCTAGTCTGGGAACACACGTCCATGTTGTTTATTGGATGAAAGGTCACTCAGGATAGTCTCGTGAAGAGTGTGAAAGGCAAAATCCTTGACAGAATGGGCTAAGATCCTCACTCCCCCAGTGCCGCCGGCATAGGCAGCATTCTGGTTAATGGGGAAGCCGGGGACGGGGGCCTGGTTGCAGAATGTGGCATTAGAGCAGCCTGAGAGTGCAGGGCTGGAACTGCCCCGCTTGTTGGTCCGGCTCTAGGAACCTTGCTGCCAGGGTGTAAcgtcctgggttcaaatccctgctGGGCCCCATGTTCTCCAGAGAGCCATCTTGCACCTAGACGGGTCTGGAGACAGAGCAGCAGGGGGTTGTGGGCTGAGAAGCCCGGCCCGGGGGTGAACAACAAAGTCCTGGGGGGAGAAGCGCTAGATGTTGAGGCGGAGAATGGGACTGAGATAGAGAGAAGGTTCTGGTTTGGGACAACAGGAGTTGGGGGTGTAGTCCAGAGTCCGGCACCTGCCTCCCAATGATCCATTGCCCCCTTGGCACGCCGGACTGGTGGGGAATTGGTTTGGAATATCCGGCCCCACAGAAACTAGAGTCCCTGGTGTCTGTGACCGGATGACCCTGCCCTGAGCGGAGATTTGGGGgctggcacagagctggggtcCCCCAGCTCAGTTTCTGACACAAGCCAGCCCCAGTTCCTGCAGGAGAAGGAATTATTGTCCCCACCCCCAAAGGGAATTAGGGTAAAACTGGCTCGGAGGCATTTTCCTCCTGACCATGCCCAGTTTACGACcggtccctgccctgaagcatgaaggtTCATGGCTGTTGGGTGACGTCTGCTTTCGGGGAGCCTTTGCGGATTAGCACCAGTCTGTTTGGGGGTCCAGTGGACTAGCACAAGGGCATCTGGGAACCGGGCCCTTGTTGCTAGCAGAAGAGAGGGGCCGAGTGGGTCCAAATAGGCCGATACGGTTCACAACACGATATTCTATTTTTAGTGGGTGAGGGGGTCTGGTAGGTCTGAAAAGGGCCAGACAGAGAAGCCAAAACTCCTGCATTGCGTCCCTAGCAGGAGGCAAAGACTGAAAGCAAAGAGAACCGCTCGGGAAAAGCCGCCCGGCATTCCCAGCGCGCCGGTGACTcatcccctttccctgcccagaATAACACAACAAGGGCTCTGTGCCAGGGATCGGGTTTTATTGAGTGCTGAGAACACCTGGAATTGCAGGACACGGGGGATGGGGGAAAGGTGCATAAATAACGACCGATGAGGAATAACTCTGACTCACGGTAAACGTGAGGCCAATCCGGGATCAGGCTGGACACCGGAAGGGAGAAACTGTCAAGTTCAATAAATTAATGAGGGGACAGGTGTTTTGATGGCCTCTAAGTGGCAGGCGAGAAGCTGGAGGCGTGGCCGGTGGGGAAGGGacaagggggcaggaggaagccgcCATATTATGACGGACCGGCCCAGGTCTTGGAACAGCTGAGGGGGAATTGcccaaattcggggctccttacagcccccagactggagaccttcccaaacaggccacacaccagtcccacagagcgcttcagctgcctgcctgaagcctcccgagcaaaacccctccgacaccccagctatatccgtgccccagatggccccgggcctatacacaggtggggggtcctagcacccaatcccacctaccccgaacaagttctgtccggttccaagaaaccagccacagatccctggtcaatttaccctccagatcttacccacaaatcacgctgggccaatcctttagaatctaacatctaaaggtttattatcacaagaaagaaaggcatgagagtaaggttattaaagtacagtacgttacatgcaccgaatttcCCAGTTCTCgacgcaggctctagcagagatgttacagctgctggcttaaaagtccttggtgcacatcctatgtcaggatgggtcctcagttcttcctggctcgtgATTCCCTTCAAGGccgcatctgggatcaggagcagatctgaagagcaagatggagtcggccacatggcctatttatccctccttcctggtcttttcttggctgcagcaggtcacctggcccgttGCCTATTCCCGTGTCCCCTGCTGGTAGACCCTAGGTATGAGTCCCCATTCTTGAGgcgtgtccttggcctatagagggctgTTGTTCCAGAGCTTTCCTCATTAGCATGTCAACAGGCAAACATTTCTGGCCCATtactcaaccacatgcagagaaatattcagtactcAGACCAAGTGCATGCtcataacttcacacacagacattacacaatcacatgaatagcagaGAGAGAATCggaagaaagtaggcttctatttgacacctcacatggccccctttgtgccacttttggggccaacaccccccccccccctatgggtacagcagtgatctggctgcttccctaaaattcagtaacgtgacacacGTCCTCCACCTTCCCGGCGCCGGGCCCTAGATGTGCTTCACATAGTCCACGGGGAGCCCTCTCCAGCAGGCGAGGACGACCCTGCGGTGGTAGCGCGTCTCGGTGTAGGCGTGGCTGGTGGCGTTGAGGGCGCAGAGCGTGAGGTGGAAGGGCGCCACACTGCGGCACTGGTTGGGCAGGCCAGGCGTCCCGCTCAGGCTGCAGATGCTGTTGATGGAGCCCGCGGGCGCGTGGATGAAGGTGTTGGAGTCCTGGCCCGACAGGTCCCGGCGCTGCATCATGGCCTGGCAGTAGGTGCCGTCGAGGGCCTCGCTCCTGGGGTAGTTCCAGTGCCGCAGGAGGAATTTGTCGTTCTGCTCGTCCCAGGGATGCTTGTtggccagggccaggccagccgcCAGCAGgatgaggggcaggaggagcgtgGACCAGGTACCTGTCAGAGCCATGGAATGGGCGagaggggaggggtcactggatggttccgtcctgttccttccctctgagcacctggtgctggccacttgtAACTTGATTTTGTTAATCAAGTTCCTTTGCTCGGCGTGCTTGGGGAATGCGCTCAGGGACTGCGAGAAGGGACTGCGTAGCAAACGAGCACTTGGCCAGGCCTTTGACCGGCGTAAGAGGGAACAGCTCTGGGTCCCTAGGCCGTCGGGCtagaggggagctggctggggcctCTCTCTCGTTAGCGACGGAGTGGCCGAGGACAAGCCTTCATGCATCGCCAGATGAGGATGCCCCCGCCTGTGTAAATGCTTGTGcgagtgcagggatgggggcagcTTGCAGCTTCCCACAACATCACGGTGAGCAAAAGGCAGAAGGCCCAGCAGTGCCCGGTtccagctggcaccccaggcgggtATCTCAATACGCTCCTGCAAGGCGTGATGGGTTTGTGCATCGGCATTGGGGGACTGGAAGCCAAGGCCCTATGGAAATTAGAGCCCGGAGCATCTACCATAACAGGCGGAGCTGCCGCATGGGGACTGCGGGGAGGGATTCACACCGCACAGGAGGCTGTTTCTGGCAAGGGCCCAGTTGAACTCGGTTGCTCGTTTGGAGAGCTCAGCTCTCCGCAGTTATGTGGCCAAGACTGGGCTCCCTCTGGCTCAGTCCCCGACACTCGCCCGTCCCACTCTCTGCGGGGCAATTCATTCTGCCAGTATAagaatttcagaaaaacttgctcAAAGGCAAAGTCTCTCCCTGGCCTTCCGCCCTTGGCGCCTGGCTCGTGGCCTGAAGTAGGAGTGTTTGTGTTTGTGGGGGCGGTCCCCATTGTGGGAGGGTTGTAGGGTCTAGTGGGTTAGCGCAAGGGAGGAAAGGAATCAGAACTCCTTGCACCTACGCCTGGCACTCCCGGGGGAGCGCAGCCTGGTGGTGAAATCAGGGAGGATGAAAATCCAGGACACCTGGGTCCATTTTCCATCTCTTCATAGCGCTGTGGGGTCTAGGTGGTGTGGGCCAGAGGGGTCAGCCACGTGTCCTGGATTCCGATCCCCACGGTGCAGAAAACACAGAGACTGGGCTTGAAAGCGCAGAGAACCTCACTGAaactgcccccacacacacacacctttcccccctccaccccttgGGGATCAGTGCCTCACACTCGTCCCTCCCCCGAATTAACACAACACGACAGCGGTTGCTTTGCAGGCAGCAGGTTTTATGGAACTTACGGAGCACAGAGAGAACAAGAACAAAGGAAAATGGTTAAGGGTGTAGGGGACAATGAGAAATAACCGGTCATTATGAGGAACAGGAATACAACCCAGAATGAATTAAAAACACCCGCAGAGTGAAGCACTAGGGGCCGCAGaggatggggcagggaaggggagggcgggTGATTCTGTATAATGGACACACGGGCAGAAGCCAGTGAAGGATGGAAAACTCAATTAATTGACTCATCTGTGGAGGCCTGTGAGGAGCCGAGTGTCGTGCGAGGTGTGGAGAGTGCAGAGGGTGCACACAACGTCTACTCCTTAATATCTACAGGGAACCCGTTGCAGCATCTCAGGActatttttgtggaaaaccagGACCCGGTGTAAGGGCCACAGGGAGGGTGGAACGTGCACTCGGTGACGGTGAAGTAATCTTTGCTCTTATACCAGCCTCCACCCAGGTGAATCCCTCCCCCACGGCAGACGTTCAAGATCTTGTGGATGGGGGCGTGGATGAAGATGTGTTTTGGCTTCCCATACAGTCTTCGGTACCACATCATCCTGTCGCAGTAGTTGTCCTGGTTGGGGAATGAGGTCTTTGGATAGTCCCAGTGGTCCCACAGGAAATCTTCAAATGGTGGGAAACATGAGTGCCCGCTGGCCATGGCCATGCTTATCACTGGATCGACCTGCCATGGGAAGAGAGGTGGGGAGATGGATGGAGAGAACATGAGGAGAGGATCTGCTTTTTCCATGGAACCTCTACGGCAACCTTTGAGAGATATTGCTTGCACATTCATAATCCGCTGATCATCATTGTCATGGCAAACAGATGTAACAGCATTGTAGGAAGAGCTGTAAGGTTTCACTGCCTAGAATTGCTGATAACAGATTCCAGGCATAGAAAAGCAGACACAAAGCTCTCCCTGAGAGACAAAGCCAGCCAACTGCTCAGTCAGGTCTCTAAAGCTATGTCTCCGCTacaagtttatttcaaaacaaattattttcaattaAGAAGTCCCAAAacaactgttttgaaatagcacatccttACTTCAGGGATACCTCAgaatgggtacgtctaaactacagggttttgtcgacagatgttttgtcgacaggtactgttgacaaagcttctgttgacaaagagcgtctagacgacatccagttctgtcgacaaagcaagccgctttgttgacataacagtgtggacgcaaaggacagtgtagatgcaataacgccttctagcgacagaactctgtcgacaaaagccgttattcctcgtagaatgaggtttaccaccgtcgacaaaactgctgagttttgtcaacattatgtcgacataactcaaaggcagtgtggtatagttttatcgacaaaagtccacttgtcgacaaaaccctgtagtctagacacacccaatgggTCCCagtaggctcccctaatgtgaatGCGCTACCTTGAATTAGCACCCCCAGAAGTttgggggagtaattactttgaatgactctggggagtcgttatttcgaaataacagcagatGAGCGTCCACacgaatcttattttgaaatagcagttttgcaataggcgttattcctcatggaatacgTGGTGAGTGTCTCTCTACAGCAAGCCTGATAAGtggaagtaatttcaaaataacagacttgctgtgtggacgcttccCTTGTTTTGaaatcgggagttatttcaaaatcacactatagtgtagacaggcccGTAGAGACTATCTCAGCTATGGCTTAGTTAAGGGCCAGTCCTCTGAGAAGAAAGAGGGGTGGGTGAAAATCTACATGACTGTGTGTTTCCCCTCCCTCAGATGGTCCATATACAGCAGTAGCTGCTTTTGACTCTTGCCCAAAGACGGGGGCAAGTAAGATTTCTCCTCTCCCCGTCTCTCTGCTCACTGTCTCACCAATGCCTAGTGGGCGTGGAACAAAATCTTTAACTTGCtccctttagatgttagattgcATTGTCTTCTATTTTCTATGTAGCCAATTCTGATCCTAATGCCTCATTAGCTATAGTCACTGAAACCTTTCTTTCAGTAGTTACTAAATCCAGCTAACGCTGCATCAAAACCAGCCTCTTTGAACTGGAGTGTTGGAGAAGCGTTATGTCAGAACCCGTCCCCCGCCCCACCTGATGTCGTCGCCTTCCCATGACCCCTCTCTCCCTGTTCTGCCCCACAACATCGCTCGTTATCCCTGTCCGACTGGACCGGGTTCTTCACGGACCCACACTGAGCTCTGCCCTGCACAATGCACCATTTTCCACTCAGAGAGGGAACGAGAGGCCAGGAGCCCTGACTTTCAGCCCTCGCCTCCTCTGACCACTAGTCCCTGGCTGCCTCCCAGAAACAAACTCTGGTTCCCACCCCAGAGGAGACTGGTCTCTCCCTTCTCCGAGGTGCTAGGCTACCCTGCGACTTACCCACGCCCTGGTGCCTTCGCTGTCGCGGGAGCGGTGCCTTTGCTCTGCCGAGCTGAACCTTGTCTAGCTCCGCTGTCCCGTCTGGGGTTATATAGAGCCCAGtcggcaggggtgggggcggggaaatGCTATAAACGGTGGGGTCAGCACAATGCTGGAACAACTGATCATTAAGAGCAGgggcccagcaggcagggtgTGGGTGGGGAAGTAACAGCCGGCGTGCTGCCCAACCCTGGGGCTCCACAGACACAGCCGCTGCGAGTGGCCCTGCCAGCAGGTGAAGGTGCGATTGTAGTGCGACGGGCACGCCGGCGTCCATTGGCCCAGCACGGGGAGTAATGGCGGAcgcacagagccacctgccagGGACGCGGGGAAGCTCCGGGCCCACTTGTCCCCAGGGCTGTTGTTTCCCGTGCTAGCGAGACTCAAGGTGAGATGGGGACCCCCCCCATGATGCAGTCGCACCTTCGTTTCCTGTGTAGACAGGTTCTGAGTCCTGGCCCACTGGCATGTTCCTAATCCAGCCCTAGCCTAGAAACTCACAGCTCCGCCGGTGTCCAAAAGTCTCCGCTATCCATCAGAACggccagggtcagaccaaagggcccaTCTTTCCTCACCCACAGCTCTGCTCGCGCCCCTCCGTCCCGGCCCCCATGTCCTCCTAtctcagccctgggctcccccaaaaCCAGAGCTCCACCAGTGCCTcacaatcccaacccacagctcCTCTATCTCAGCCCTGAGTGCCCCCCATGTCACAGCTCTCTGggcgcccccagcctggcctgagACGCTCTCCAAGGTGCCT
This genomic interval carries:
- the LOC142821214 gene encoding ribonuclease-like — translated: MALTGTWSTLLLPLILLAAGLALANKHPWDEQNDKFLLRHWNYPRSEALDGTYCQAMMQRRDLSGQDSNTFIHAPAGSINSICSLSGTPGLPNQCRSVAPFHLTLCALNATSHAYTETRYHRRVVLACWRGLPVDYVKHI
- the LOC142821320 gene encoding ribonuclease-like yields the protein MAMASGHSCFPPFEDFLWDHWDYPKTSFPNQDNYCDRMMWYRRLYGKPKHIFIHAPIHKILNVCRGGGIHLGGGWYKSKDYFTVTECTFHPPCGPYTGSWFSTKIVLRCCNGFPVDIKE